One Hippoglossus hippoglossus isolate fHipHip1 chromosome 5, fHipHip1.pri, whole genome shotgun sequence genomic window carries:
- the tmem183a gene encoding transmembrane protein 183A — translation MPKKGNRKRLKFKTGDVCSESVTVADYADADPAVVKSGRVKKAVVNAVAKEVKSLCGLEASQGAVEEVLSSAASVNTDASDGSEDLDPEEDGEPETKVVHKKKNKRRKESSESSDGGEYPVDIWLMLSAYIRPEDVCKFALICRNAWTVTCTAAFWTRLYRRHYRIDVDLPFRLQPYSIDMMHRLRARVIRSLFHLYEPFSLRVSKIPALPESTPTTLLNSRCLLFWIKRVSGTRPDVLWEFNFKFLKQRGHSKNGCAKSLSLPRQYEHVHTNPDTDCYLLQVTTLNFIFTPVVMGMTLTLFTINVSTDMRHHRVRLVFQDSPLHRGKKRVDHCGTQVVLDPVHSVRLMDWWHPQYPYISSI, via the exons ATGCCCAAGAAAGGGAACCGAAAACGGCTGAAATTTAAGACTGGGGACGTCTGTTCGGAATCAG TGACGGTAGCTGATTATGCTGATGCCGACCCAGCTGTTGTGAAGTCGGGGAGGGTGAAGAAGGCTGTGGTGAATGCAGTTGCTAAAGAAG TGAAATCCCTCTGTGGCCTGGAGGCGTCTCAGGGGGCTGTAGAGGAAGTCCTCTCGTCTGCTGCGAGTGTCAACACAGACGCTTCGGACGGCAGTGAAGACCTGGACcctgaagaagatggagaacCTGAAACTAAGGTGGtccacaagaagaaaaacaagagaagaaagg AGAGCAGTGAGAGCAGCGATGGGGGGGAGTATCCAGTGGATATTTGGCTAATGCTCTCGGCCTATATTCGGCCTGAGGATGTGTGCAAATTTGCGCTAATCTGTAGAAATGCCTGGACAGTCACTTGCACCGCAGCTTTTTGGACAAGGCTTTATAGAAG ACACTATAGGATTGATGTTGATCTGCCATTTCGTCTCCAGCCTTACTCCATTGATATGATGCACCGTCTACGGGCCCGCGTCATTCGCTCCCTTTTCCATTTGTACGAGCCATTCAGCTTGCGTGTCTCGAAAATTCCTGCCCTGCCCGAATCCACGCCCACAACTTTGCTTAACTCCAGG tgttTACTCTTCTGGATCAAAAGGGTGTCAGGGACTCGACCAGATGTATTGTGGGAGTTCAACTTCAAGTTTTTAAAGCAG CGGGGACACAGTAAAAATGGTTGTGCCAAGTCCTTGAGCTTGCCCAGACAATACGAACATGTCCACACAAACCCAGACACTGACTGCTATTTGCTTCAGGTCACCACACTCAACTTCATCTTCACCCCTGTGGTCATGGGCATGACCCTGACCTTG TTCACAATCAACGTCAGCACAGACATGCGGCACCATCGTGTCCGTCTGGTGTTCCAGGACTCGCCACTCCACCGTGGGAAGAAGAGGGTTGATCACTGCGGGACCCAGGTGGTGTTGGATCCCGTCCACAGTGTGAGGCTAATGGACTGGTGGCATCCACAGTACCCCTACATATCCTCCATATAG